The following are encoded in a window of Tessaracoccus flavescens genomic DNA:
- a CDS encoding MgtC/SapB family protein produces MGLFDWGQVPTQVLLASIAFVLCAVIGMERQFQHKSAGIRTHALVGLGACVFTLISVEGFVYLAEYQVTRDPSRIAAQIVSGIGFLGAGLIFVNRDVVRGLTTAASIWLAAAIGMACGSGLIPLAVLATLLHFVAALLGPRIARLMPQAGDHSTVVVTYEDGKGVLRTILEEATAMGCRTTLLTTKQKKGEDGDRVIRAEMRFQGGPSTRDVMAQLMDLSGVVGVEQANRADPDEL; encoded by the coding sequence ATGGGACTCTTCGACTGGGGACAGGTACCGACCCAGGTGCTGCTCGCGAGCATCGCCTTCGTCCTGTGCGCCGTCATCGGCATGGAACGCCAGTTCCAGCACAAGTCGGCGGGCATCCGCACGCATGCGCTGGTGGGCCTCGGGGCGTGCGTGTTCACGCTGATCTCGGTGGAGGGCTTCGTCTACCTCGCCGAGTATCAGGTGACACGAGACCCCTCGCGCATCGCCGCGCAGATCGTCAGCGGCATCGGCTTCCTCGGCGCAGGCCTGATCTTCGTCAACCGCGACGTGGTGCGCGGCCTCACGACCGCCGCCTCCATCTGGCTTGCGGCAGCGATCGGCATGGCCTGCGGCTCCGGACTGATCCCGCTCGCCGTGCTTGCCACGCTGCTCCACTTCGTCGCCGCTCTGCTCGGCCCGCGGATCGCCCGGCTGATGCCACAGGCGGGCGACCACTCCACCGTCGTGGTGACCTATGAGGACGGGAAGGGCGTGCTGCGCACCATCCTGGAGGAGGCGACCGCGATGGGTTGCCGCACCACCCTGCTGACCACGAAGCAGAAGAAGGGCGAGGACGGTGACAGGGTCATCCGGGCCGAGATGCGCTTCCAGGGCGGGCCCTCGACGCGCGACGTGATGGCCCAGTTGATGGACCTGTCCGGCGTGGTGGGCGTCGAACAGGCCAACCGCGCCGATCCCGACGAGCTGTAG
- the thiD gene encoding bifunctional hydroxymethylpyrimidine kinase/phosphomethylpyrimidine kinase, whose amino-acid sequence MNPAIALSIAGSDPSGGAGIQADLKTFTALGVYGAAALAGLTVQNTQGVLAAHPVDPDLVRDQIVAIIDDLPVAATKLGMLSDAAVASTVADLLERRRADFGLVILDPVMVATSGDKLLRDDAIATVRERLLRLADVVTPNAPEAAVLLGTQPARDTDDLTAQALALRELGARAALVKGGHLEGEVMTDVYATADATSLLSGPRVETRNTHGTGCTLSSAIAACAARRGHTIASGVSLEAVEEARDYLLRAIASGARWRLSRSPETGHGPVDHLVGRSELGFESFEVRL is encoded by the coding sequence ATGAACCCAGCCATCGCGCTCAGCATCGCCGGCTCCGACCCGAGCGGCGGCGCAGGCATCCAGGCCGACCTCAAGACGTTCACCGCGCTCGGCGTCTACGGCGCGGCCGCCCTCGCCGGGCTCACCGTGCAGAACACCCAGGGCGTGCTCGCGGCCCACCCAGTCGACCCGGACCTCGTCCGCGACCAGATCGTCGCCATCATCGACGACCTCCCCGTCGCCGCGACGAAGCTCGGCATGCTCTCCGACGCAGCGGTCGCCTCGACCGTTGCCGACCTGCTCGAACGGCGGAGGGCCGACTTCGGCCTGGTCATCCTCGACCCGGTCATGGTCGCCACCTCTGGGGACAAGCTGCTGCGTGACGACGCGATCGCCACCGTCCGCGAACGGCTACTGCGGTTGGCCGACGTGGTGACCCCGAACGCCCCCGAGGCCGCCGTCCTGCTCGGCACCCAGCCCGCCCGCGACACCGACGACCTCACCGCCCAGGCGCTCGCCCTGCGCGAGCTCGGCGCCCGTGCCGCCCTCGTCAAGGGTGGCCATCTCGAAGGCGAGGTGATGACGGACGTCTACGCGACGGCCGATGCCACCTCACTGCTCAGCGGCCCCCGGGTGGAGACCCGCAACACCCACGGCACGGGCTGCACCCTCAGCTCCGCCATCGCCGCCTGTGCCGCACGACGCGGCCACACCATCGCCTCCGGGGTCTCCCTCGAGGCCGTCGAGGAGGCCCGCGACTACCTGCTGCGCGCCATCGCCTCCGGCGCTCGCTGGCGGCTGAGCCGGAGCCCGGAGACGGGGCACGGTCCGGTCGACCATCTGGTCGGCCGCTCGGAGCTCGGCTTCGAGTCGTTCGAGGTGAGGCTGTGA
- a CDS encoding DUF2277 domain-containing protein, which translates to MCRNIRPLNNFEPPATSDEVRAAALQYVRKVSGATKPSKANEEVFNRAVEEIAHITAHLLEDLVTPAPPKDRETEAEKAKARSAKRFANAS; encoded by the coding sequence ATGTGCCGCAACATCCGCCCCCTGAACAACTTCGAGCCGCCCGCCACCTCGGACGAGGTGCGCGCCGCCGCGCTGCAGTACGTCCGCAAGGTCTCCGGGGCGACGAAGCCGAGCAAGGCCAACGAGGAGGTCTTCAACCGCGCCGTCGAGGAGATCGCCCACATCACCGCGCACCTGCTCGAGGACCTCGTCACCCCGGCGCCTCCGAAGGACCGCGAGACCGAGGCCGAGAAGGCGAAGGCCCGTTCGGCGAAGCGCTTCGCCAACGCCTCCTGA
- the thiM gene encoding hydroxyethylthiazole kinase, whose translation MSQVTAVLEELQRTTPLVHCMTNTVVPEVTANVLLAIGAAPAMIDLPEEAEIFAGIASALLVNVGNGSAEQHAGMRRAAPAAVAAGKPWVLDPVAVGALPVRTALARDLLADRPTAIRGNASEILGLAGTSSGGRGVDSTDEAEAALDTARQLAGDTGAIIAVSGPVDLVVSAGRVTRIDGGSAMMPLVIGTGCALGATVAACLGAARPAGLDEHDAVVAAHALFGMAGRIAGHEAVSPGSFRTAWIDALHGWKPGDIGQWTTITEA comes from the coding sequence ATGAGCCAGGTCACCGCCGTCCTCGAAGAACTGCAGAGGACAACGCCGTTGGTGCACTGCATGACCAACACCGTCGTGCCGGAGGTGACGGCCAACGTGCTGCTCGCCATCGGCGCGGCACCGGCCATGATTGACCTGCCGGAGGAGGCCGAGATCTTCGCGGGCATCGCCTCGGCCCTTCTGGTCAACGTCGGCAACGGCTCCGCCGAACAGCATGCGGGCATGCGCCGGGCCGCGCCTGCCGCCGTCGCCGCGGGGAAGCCGTGGGTGCTCGACCCGGTCGCCGTCGGAGCCCTCCCCGTGCGGACGGCTCTGGCCCGGGACCTCCTCGCCGACCGGCCCACCGCCATCCGAGGCAACGCCTCCGAGATCCTCGGCCTCGCAGGCACGAGCTCAGGTGGGCGAGGCGTCGACTCGACGGACGAGGCCGAGGCGGCGCTCGACACGGCCCGTCAGCTCGCCGGCGACACCGGCGCGATAATCGCCGTCTCCGGTCCGGTCGACCTGGTCGTCTCCGCAGGCCGGGTCACCCGCATCGACGGCGGAAGCGCCATGATGCCGCTGGTGATCGGCACCGGCTGTGCCCTCGGCGCGACCGTCGCCGCCTGTCTCGGGGCGGCCCGCCCGGCCGGCCTGGACGAGCATGACGCGGTCGTCGCCGCCCATGCCCTCTTCGGCATGGCAGGCAGGATCGCCGGCCACGAGGCGGTCTCGCCCGGCTCGTTCCGGACGGCGTGGATCGACGCGCTGCACGGCTGGAAGCCCGGCGACATCGGTCAGTGGACCACGATCACGGAGGCGTGA
- a CDS encoding TenA family protein, whose product MTWTTRSFSRRVWEETEPTRRAIDALPLLAELADGSLEPHRFAEYLAQDDFYLRGYARALAMLATRAPTAEASAFWAVSASGAVAAEVDLHATLMADPRLAGQPRAAAASPTTRAYVNLLQTAAAYEPYAVGVAAVLPCYWVYADVGERLAGTAATIAEHPYGAWAAAYDDPAFREATVTAISLMDDAAEAADDQTRDAMAEIFAAATWYEHEFWARSYALEAWPLP is encoded by the coding sequence GTGACCTGGACCACCCGCTCCTTCAGCCGCCGCGTCTGGGAGGAGACGGAGCCTACCCGTCGGGCGATCGACGCCCTCCCTCTCCTCGCAGAACTCGCCGACGGCTCGCTCGAGCCCCACCGCTTCGCCGAGTACCTCGCGCAGGACGACTTCTACCTGCGCGGCTACGCGCGCGCACTCGCCATGCTCGCCACAAGGGCACCGACTGCGGAGGCGTCGGCCTTCTGGGCCGTGAGCGCGAGCGGCGCCGTCGCGGCCGAGGTCGACCTGCACGCCACACTGATGGCCGATCCCCGTCTCGCCGGTCAGCCGCGCGCCGCAGCCGCCTCCCCCACGACGCGCGCCTACGTGAACCTGCTCCAGACGGCGGCGGCCTACGAGCCCTACGCCGTCGGGGTCGCGGCCGTGCTGCCCTGCTACTGGGTCTACGCCGACGTCGGCGAACGGCTCGCCGGGACGGCGGCGACGATCGCCGAGCATCCGTACGGAGCATGGGCGGCCGCCTACGACGACCCGGCCTTCCGCGAGGCGACGGTGACCGCCATCTCGTTGATGGACGACGCGGCCGAGGCGGCCGACGACCAGACCCGCGACGCCATGGCGGAGATCTTCGCCGCCGCCACCTGGTACGAGCACGAGTTCTGGGCGCGCTCCTATGCGCTGGAAGCGTGGCCGCTGCCCTGA
- the thiE gene encoding thiamine phosphate synthase, whose protein sequence is MQARPDEAAKIDWRLYFVTDTALCGGPDRVAHVVEQAVLGGAGVIQIRDKTMTDDEFAQLTRDCILATDRAFDATGRRAAVFVNDRLSIADRFGLHLHLGQSDGDPEHARHVMGEDTLIGLSISNDDQLAAELADPTADVLGISPVWATPTKKDTDPALGLDGARRIVHTTAGRAVTVGIGGINLDNAADVIATGVDGICVVSAIAAAQAPRAAAARLLSQWRTS, encoded by the coding sequence ATGCAGGCGAGACCTGATGAGGCCGCGAAGATCGACTGGCGGCTCTACTTCGTCACGGACACCGCGCTGTGCGGCGGCCCCGACCGCGTCGCACACGTCGTCGAGCAGGCCGTCCTCGGCGGCGCCGGAGTCATCCAGATCCGCGACAAGACCATGACCGACGACGAGTTCGCCCAGCTCACCCGCGACTGCATCCTTGCCACCGACCGCGCCTTCGACGCCACCGGCCGCAGGGCGGCGGTGTTCGTCAACGACCGGCTCTCCATCGCCGACCGGTTCGGGCTGCACCTGCACCTGGGGCAGAGCGACGGCGATCCCGAACACGCGCGCCACGTGATGGGCGAGGACACCCTGATCGGGCTGTCCATCTCCAACGACGACCAGCTGGCCGCCGAGCTCGCCGACCCGACGGCCGACGTGCTCGGCATCTCCCCCGTGTGGGCGACGCCGACGAAGAAGGACACCGACCCCGCACTCGGCCTCGACGGCGCCCGCCGGATCGTGCACACCACCGCCGGGCGCGCCGTCACCGTCGGCATCGGCGGCATCAACCTCGACAACGCGGCCGACGTGATCGCGACCGGGGTGGACGGCATCTGCGTCGTCTCCGCGATCGCCGCCGCGCAGGCCCCACGGGCGGCCGCCGCCCGACTTCTCTCCCAGTGGAGGACCTCATGA